One stretch of Ornithinimicrobium ciconiae DNA includes these proteins:
- a CDS encoding ABC transporter ATP-binding protein translates to MNTRAGTHPTPPDATGPAAPALVLADVTLEVGDGDGKIRALDGVSLEVATGEFVAVIGPSGAGKSSLLAVAGALAAPTSGHVEVLGQDLASLRRRGQGQLARFRRQHLGFVFQAGNLIPALTAADQLRLAHRLGRRRGEPRGSDPLPLLEAVGMDHRATHRPGQLSGGERQRVGIARALANAPGLLLVDEPTAALDRQRSHDIVALLAAQAREHGVAVVMVTHDHDILTHVDRVTEMVDGRLQPA, encoded by the coding sequence ATGAACACCCGTGCGGGCACGCACCCGACCCCGCCCGACGCGACCGGACCGGCTGCCCCCGCCCTCGTCCTGGCCGACGTCACTCTGGAGGTCGGCGACGGGGACGGCAAGATCCGCGCCCTCGACGGGGTCAGCCTCGAGGTCGCCACCGGGGAGTTCGTCGCTGTCATCGGCCCCTCGGGCGCCGGGAAGTCGTCCCTGCTGGCCGTGGCGGGCGCGCTCGCAGCGCCGACCTCCGGTCACGTCGAGGTGCTCGGGCAGGACCTCGCGTCCCTGCGTCGTCGAGGTCAGGGGCAGCTGGCACGGTTCCGACGCCAGCACCTGGGCTTTGTCTTCCAGGCCGGCAACCTCATCCCCGCGCTGACCGCCGCCGACCAGCTGCGACTGGCCCACCGACTGGGCCGCCGTCGTGGCGAGCCGCGCGGCTCCGACCCCCTGCCCCTGCTGGAAGCGGTCGGCATGGATCACCGCGCCACGCACCGCCCCGGACAGCTCTCCGGCGGCGAGCGGCAGCGCGTGGGGATCGCCCGAGCCCTTGCCAACGCACCCGGCCTCCTCCTCGTGGACGAGCCCACCGCCGCGCTGGACCGGCAGCGCAGTCACGACATCGTCGCTCTCCTCGCCGCCCAGGCACGAGAACACGGGGTAGCCGTGGTCATGGTCACCCACGACCACGACATCCTGACCCACGTGGACCGCGTGACGGAGATGGTCGACGGCCGG